One part of the Parasphingorhabdus sp. SCSIO 66989 genome encodes these proteins:
- the thrS gene encoding threonine--tRNA ligase codes for MTKMIKITLPDGSAREVASGTTPAEIAADIGPGLAKAAMAARIDGEVRDIMRPLDNDTDLALITNRDEEDALELVRHDYAHVLAEAVQALWPGTQITFGPATEDGFYYDVMAPASREPFSLDDLPAIEEKMREIIKADKPLVREVWSRQQLIDKWEKEGETFKAEWAKELPEDEELTVYWSGEPGSEGAWLDMCRGPHLASTGKLDPQAFKLMRVAGAYWRGDQKNAQLTRIYGTGWLNKKQLNAHLHRLEEAAKRDHRKLGRELDLFHFEEFGPGAVFWHPHGWQMFQNLLTYMRRRQERAGYVEVNTPDVMDRSLWETSGHWFNYHEHMFTTQTEDSRVFALKPMNCPGGVSLFAHGLKSYRDLPLRMAEFGKVHRYEPSGALHGLMRVRHFTQDDAHIFCTPDQLNDENRAVVELVLDIYREFGFDDVRIKLSTRPENRMGSDEVWDVLEGSLIDTLDAMGLEYSINEGEGAFYGPKLEFVLRDAIGRDWQCGTLQVDMNLPEAFDIGYIGEDGERHRPVMLHRALFGSLERFIGILIEHYAGKLPLWLAPRQAVVATIVSDADDYAQEVLTKLKAAGLRAEADLRNEKINYKVREHSLKKVPNLLVVGKQEAEKGTVAWRKLGEKQQQFVSLDEAIAMLLEEVTPPDLR; via the coding sequence ATGACAAAGATGATCAAGATCACACTGCCCGATGGTTCTGCACGTGAAGTCGCATCGGGTACCACTCCGGCTGAGATCGCCGCGGATATCGGCCCCGGCCTCGCCAAAGCGGCGATGGCGGCGCGGATTGATGGCGAGGTGCGCGATATTATGCGCCCGCTGGATAATGATACCGACCTCGCGCTCATCACCAATCGCGATGAAGAAGACGCGCTTGAGCTAGTGCGGCATGACTATGCCCATGTGCTCGCCGAGGCGGTACAGGCCCTATGGCCCGGCACGCAGATTACTTTCGGCCCGGCGACAGAGGATGGCTTTTACTATGACGTGATGGCCCCGGCCTCGCGAGAGCCCTTCAGTCTGGATGATCTGCCCGCGATTGAGGAAAAGATGCGCGAGATCATCAAAGCCGATAAGCCCTTGGTGCGCGAGGTATGGAGTCGTCAGCAGCTTATCGACAAATGGGAAAAGGAAGGCGAGACGTTCAAGGCCGAGTGGGCCAAGGAACTGCCCGAAGACGAAGAGCTGACAGTCTATTGGTCGGGCGAACCGGGCAGCGAGGGCGCGTGGCTGGATATGTGCCGCGGGCCGCATCTCGCCTCGACGGGCAAGCTCGACCCGCAGGCATTCAAGCTGATGCGCGTCGCCGGAGCCTATTGGCGCGGCGACCAGAAGAACGCACAGCTGACGCGCATCTATGGCACGGGCTGGCTCAACAAAAAGCAGTTGAATGCCCATCTGCACCGGCTGGAAGAAGCGGCCAAGCGCGACCATCGCAAGCTGGGCCGCGAGCTCGACCTGTTCCATTTCGAGGAATTCGGTCCGGGCGCGGTCTTCTGGCATCCGCATGGCTGGCAGATGTTCCAGAACCTGCTCACCTATATGCGCCGCCGTCAGGAGCGCGCCGGTTATGTCGAGGTCAATACCCCCGATGTGATGGACCGCAGCCTCTGGGAAACATCGGGCCACTGGTTCAACTATCACGAGCATATGTTCACGACGCAGACCGAGGACAGCCGTGTCTTTGCGCTGAAGCCGATGAACTGCCCCGGTGGCGTATCGCTGTTCGCGCATGGCCTGAAAAGCTATCGCGATCTGCCGCTGCGCATGGCCGAATTCGGTAAGGTGCATCGCTACGAGCCGTCCGGTGCGCTGCACGGCCTGATGCGTGTGCGCCATTTCACCCAGGATGATGCGCATATCTTCTGCACACCCGATCAGCTCAATGATGAGAACCGCGCTGTGGTAGAGCTGGTGCTCGATATCTATCGCGAGTTCGGCTTTGACGATGTGCGGATAAAGCTGTCGACACGGCCGGAAAACCGCATGGGCTCTGACGAAGTCTGGGACGTGCTGGAAGGCTCGCTGATCGATACGCTTGATGCCATGGGCTTGGAATACTCGATCAATGAAGGCGAAGGCGCGTTTTACGGGCCCAAGCTGGAGTTTGTGCTGCGCGATGCGATTGGCCGCGATTGGCAATGCGGCACACTGCAGGTCGATATGAACCTGCCCGAAGCGTTCGATATCGGCTATATCGGCGAGGATGGCGAGCGCCATCGCCCGGTGATGCTGCATCGCGCGCTGTTCGGTTCGCTGGAACGGTTTATCGGCATATTGATCGAGCATTATGCAGGCAAGCTGCCACTCTGGCTCGCGCCGAGACAGGCGGTGGTGGCTACCATCGTCTCGGACGCCGATGACTATGCGCAAGAGGTGCTGACTAAGCTCAAGGCCGCTGGCCTGCGCGCCGAGGCGGATCTGCGCAACGAAAAGATCAACTATAAGGTGCGCGAGCATAGCCTCAAAAAAGTGCCCAATCTGTTGGTTGTCGGCAAGCAGGAAGCCGAGAAGGGTACCGTCGCCTGGCGCAAGCTGGGCGAGAAGCAACAGCAATTTGTCTCGCTCGACGAGGCGATTGCGATGCTGCTCGAGGAAGTAACACCACCGGATTTGCGATAA
- a CDS encoding SDR family oxidoreductase, with product MADSHENAGKACIIIGAGDDTGSAIARAFATKGYTICVSRRPRHAEALDTLVSSIEAEGGKAVACPVDARDEEAMEALFAQIERDVGPIEVAVFNIGANVNFPVRETTGRVYRKVWEMAAFAGFLTGREAAKHMVPRGTGTILFTGATASVRGGKGYSAFAGAKFALRALAQAMARELGPEGIHVAHIIVDGAIDSNFIRQNVPDVDAKRAEDAILSPDAIAANYVMLHEQPRSAWTHELDLRPWKENW from the coding sequence ATGGCTGACTCTCATGAAAACGCAGGCAAGGCCTGCATCATAATCGGCGCGGGTGATGATACCGGCAGCGCCATTGCCCGGGCCTTTGCCACCAAGGGATATACCATATGCGTGTCGCGGCGTCCGCGTCATGCCGAGGCGCTGGATACACTGGTGAGTAGTATCGAGGCCGAAGGTGGCAAGGCAGTGGCCTGCCCAGTGGATGCCCGTGATGAAGAGGCGATGGAAGCCTTGTTTGCGCAGATAGAGCGCGATGTCGGGCCGATTGAGGTCGCGGTGTTCAATATCGGAGCCAATGTGAACTTCCCGGTGCGCGAGACGACGGGCCGGGTCTATCGCAAAGTCTGGGAAATGGCAGCCTTTGCCGGTTTCCTCACAGGGCGCGAGGCGGCGAAGCATATGGTGCCGCGCGGCACGGGCACGATCCTGTTCACCGGTGCCACCGCCAGCGTGCGCGGCGGCAAGGGCTATAGCGCCTTTGCCGGGGCCAAATTTGCACTGCGGGCGCTGGCGCAGGCAATGGCACGCGAATTGGGGCCGGAAGGCATCCATGTCGCGCATATCATAGTCGATGGCGCGATTGACTCGAACTTCATTCGGCAGAATGTCCCCGATGTTGATGCGAAGCGCGCGGAGGATGCGATCCTCTCGCCCGATGCCATTGCCGCCAATTATGTCATGCTGCACGAACAACCGCGCAGCGCCTGGACGCATGAGCTTGATTTACGACCCTGGAAGGAAAACTGGTGA
- a CDS encoding 2-hydroxychromene-2-carboxylate isomerase: MPKTVEFLFDFASPNGYLVHRALPAITADTGIEFEYSLALLGGIFKLTGNQAPMVAFGNIPKKLAYEQLEIQRFVKKYAIDQFQFNPNFPINTVLLMRGALLAEKEGRLTEYIETGLQHMWERGTHMGDKEAFAAAMTEEGFDGDALVAAYDDAAIKQDLMERTQKAVDRGAFGIPTFFVGDEMFFGKERLGQVVEAALAE; the protein is encoded by the coding sequence ATGCCCAAGACTGTTGAATTTCTCTTCGATTTTGCCAGCCCCAATGGCTATCTGGTGCACCGCGCTTTGCCGGCGATCACCGCGGATACTGGCATAGAGTTCGAATATTCTCTGGCGCTGCTCGGGGGCATTTTTAAGCTGACCGGGAATCAGGCGCCGATGGTGGCCTTTGGCAATATCCCCAAAAAGCTCGCCTATGAGCAGCTGGAAATTCAGCGGTTCGTCAAGAAATACGCCATCGATCAGTTCCAGTTTAACCCGAACTTCCCTATCAACACCGTGCTGCTGATGCGCGGGGCGCTGCTCGCGGAGAAAGAGGGGCGCCTGACCGAGTATATCGAGACCGGCCTGCAGCATATGTGGGAGCGCGGCACCCATATGGGTGACAAAGAAGCCTTTGCCGCTGCTATGACCGAAGAGGGTTTTGACGGCGACGCGCTGGTCGCTGCCTATGACGATGCCGCGATCAAGCAGGACCTGATGGAGCGCACGCAAAAAGCCGTAGATCGCGGCGCCTTTGGCATCCCGACCTTCTTTGTCGGCGATGAGATGTTTTTTGGCAAAGAACGGCTAGGCCAGGTCGTAGAGGCAGCACTGGCGGAGTGA
- a CDS encoding acyl-CoA dehydrogenase family protein: MDFNFTEEQTMVRDGLTRMVREQYDWDTRRGVVDSEAGWRPEIWAQLAELGILGMPFAEEDGGFGGGAVDAMVVMEEFGKGLVVEPFVPTVVCAGGFLKHAGSAAQKEEHIGGIVDGSRTYAFAYAEPRGRYDYADLTTTAKKDGDGYVLNGHKAVVIGAPWASHLIVTARTSGGQRETDGVSVFVVDKSAKGVVTRDYPTVDGRHASEVYFENVSVPADALIGEEGGALPLIERVTDEAIAAQCAEACGVMKVAHAMTLDYAKQRKQFGVPIASFQVLQHRMVDMYTEYEQSVSMTYLATLKLDAEERERKLAVSAAKVRVGQAAHHIGQEAIQIHGGMGMTDELAIGAYFKRLTIFDSEFGNIDHHMKRHIALA; encoded by the coding sequence GTGGACTTCAACTTTACCGAAGAACAGACGATGGTGCGCGACGGCCTGACGCGCATGGTACGCGAGCAATATGACTGGGACACGCGCCGCGGCGTGGTCGACAGCGAGGCCGGATGGCGCCCCGAAATATGGGCGCAACTGGCGGAGCTCGGCATTCTCGGCATGCCCTTTGCCGAAGAAGATGGCGGCTTTGGCGGCGGCGCGGTTGATGCCATGGTGGTGATGGAAGAGTTTGGCAAAGGGCTGGTGGTCGAACCTTTTGTGCCGACGGTTGTCTGTGCCGGCGGCTTCCTCAAGCACGCTGGCAGCGCGGCGCAGAAGGAAGAGCATATTGGCGGCATTGTCGATGGCAGCCGCACCTACGCCTTCGCCTATGCCGAGCCGCGCGGCCGCTATGACTATGCTGATCTCACCACCACCGCGAAGAAGGACGGTGACGGCTATGTGCTCAATGGCCATAAGGCGGTGGTTATCGGCGCGCCCTGGGCAAGCCATCTGATCGTCACCGCGCGCACCTCAGGTGGGCAGCGCGAGACGGATGGGGTCTCGGTATTCGTCGTCGACAAATCCGCCAAGGGCGTGGTGACGCGCGATTATCCCACAGTCGATGGCCGCCATGCCTCAGAGGTCTATTTCGAGAATGTCTCGGTCCCGGCGGATGCACTGATCGGTGAGGAAGGCGGCGCGCTGCCGCTGATCGAACGGGTCACCGATGAAGCGATTGCGGCGCAATGTGCCGAGGCTTGCGGCGTGATGAAAGTCGCGCATGCGATGACGCTCGACTATGCCAAGCAGCGCAAGCAATTCGGCGTTCCGATAGCCAGCTTTCAGGTGCTGCAACACCGCATGGTCGATATGTACACCGAATATGAGCAGTCCGTGTCGATGACCTATCTCGCGACGCTGAAGCTCGATGCCGAGGAGCGCGAGCGCAAGCTGGCGGTCTCCGCCGCCAAGGTCCGCGTTGGACAGGCGGCGCATCATATCGGCCAGGAGGCGATCCAGATCCATGGCGGCATGGGCATGACCGATGAGCTGGCGATTGGCGCCTATTTCAAACGGCTGACGATCTTCGATTCCGAGTTCGGCAATATCGATCATCATATGAAGCGCCATATCGCGCTGGCGTAA
- a CDS encoding acyl-CoA dehydrogenase family protein, protein MNLEFTPEEIAFRQEVRAFIEASYPKHLADAGMREDLPREDFLAWHKVLGEKGWSVPAWPTEYGGTGWTPTQRYIWSEENARVNALMPLPFGVSMVGPVIYSFGNDEQKAQHLPGIRSGDVWWCQGYSEPGAGSDLASLKTTAVRDGDHYVINGQKTWTTLAQYADWGFFLCRTDPDAAKPQEGISFILVDMNTPGVEVRPIKLIDGGYEVNETWLTDVRVPVENLVGQENMGWTYAKFLLAHERSGIAGVARSKRGVEKLREIAGAELLDGEPLMSDFDFARKVSQLEIDLAALEITELRTLAGEQAGKGPGPESSILKIKGTEIQQRLTELTLEAVGSYGTPLYGSIADAGSNQYPVGPDYAQHAASTYFNMRKTSIYGGSNEIQRNIISKMILGL, encoded by the coding sequence ATGAATCTTGAGTTCACGCCCGAAGAGATTGCCTTTCGTCAGGAAGTGCGCGCCTTTATTGAAGCCAGCTATCCCAAGCATCTCGCCGATGCCGGGATGCGCGAGGATCTGCCGCGTGAGGATTTTCTCGCTTGGCATAAGGTGCTGGGCGAAAAGGGCTGGTCGGTTCCGGCATGGCCGACAGAATATGGCGGCACCGGCTGGACGCCGACACAGCGCTATATCTGGTCGGAGGAAAATGCCCGCGTCAATGCGCTGATGCCGCTGCCCTTTGGCGTCTCCATGGTCGGTCCGGTGATCTACAGCTTTGGCAATGACGAGCAGAAAGCACAGCATCTGCCGGGTATCCGTTCGGGCGATGTGTGGTGGTGTCAGGGCTATTCCGAGCCGGGTGCAGGCTCCGATCTTGCCTCGCTCAAGACCACCGCGGTCCGCGATGGCGACCATTATGTGATTAACGGCCAGAAGACCTGGACGACGCTGGCGCAATATGCCGATTGGGGCTTTTTCCTGTGCCGCACCGATCCCGATGCTGCCAAGCCGCAGGAAGGCATCAGCTTCATCCTGGTCGATATGAACACGCCGGGCGTGGAAGTGCGTCCGATCAAGCTGATCGATGGCGGTTATGAGGTCAATGAGACCTGGCTCACCGATGTGCGTGTGCCGGTGGAAAATCTGGTCGGCCAGGAAAATATGGGCTGGACCTATGCAAAATTCCTACTGGCGCATGAGCGCAGCGGGATTGCGGGCGTGGCGCGCTCCAAGCGCGGGGTGGAAAAGCTGCGTGAAATTGCCGGGGCAGAGCTGCTCGATGGCGAGCCGCTGATGAGCGACTTTGATTTTGCCCGCAAGGTCAGCCAGCTGGAGATTGATCTGGCGGCGCTGGAAATCACCGAATTGCGCACGCTGGCCGGGGAACAGGCGGGCAAGGGGCCGGGGCCGGAAAGCTCGATCCTCAAGATCAAGGGCACCGAGATCCAGCAGCGGCTGACCGAGCTTACGCTGGAGGCAGTCGGCAGCTATGGCACGCCGCTATATGGCAGCATCGCCGATGCCGGATCGAACCAGTATCCGGTCGGCCCGGACTATGCGCAACATGCCGCATCGACCTATTTCAACATGCGCAAAACATCGATCTATGGCGGATCGAACGAGATTCAGCGCAACATCATAAGCAAGATGATCCTGGGCCTTTAA